From a region of the Pseudoxanthobacter soli DSM 19599 genome:
- the ychF gene encoding redox-regulated ATPase YchF, producing MGFKCGIVGLPNVGKSTLFNALTKTAAAQAANYPFCTIEPNTGEVAVPDPRLARIAAIGKSAQIVPARMTFVDIAGLVRGASKGEGLGNQFLANIREVDAIAHVLRCFEDGDITHVEGKIDPVADAETVETELMLSDLESLERRVVPLRKRAANDKDAKAQVVLMDAVLELLREGKPARLLKVDADDAKAFEMLNLLTAKPVLYVCNVDEGSAATGNAFSDRVVEKARAEGAGCVVISAAIEAEIAQLPPEEQKEFLETIGLTEPGLDRVIRAGYDLLGLATYFTVGPKETRAWTIHRGFRAPQAAGVIHSDFERGFIRAQTIAYDDYVALGGEAAAKEAGKARDEGKEYVVQDGDVMLFRFSG from the coding sequence ATGGGCTTCAAATGTGGAATCGTCGGCCTGCCGAATGTCGGCAAGTCGACCCTGTTCAACGCGCTGACCAAGACGGCCGCGGCCCAGGCGGCGAACTATCCGTTCTGCACCATCGAGCCGAACACCGGCGAAGTCGCCGTGCCGGACCCGCGCCTCGCCCGCATCGCGGCGATCGGCAAGTCCGCCCAGATCGTGCCGGCGCGCATGACGTTCGTGGATATCGCTGGCCTGGTGCGCGGCGCCTCCAAGGGCGAGGGCCTCGGCAATCAGTTCCTCGCCAACATCCGCGAGGTCGATGCCATCGCCCACGTGCTGCGCTGCTTCGAGGACGGCGACATCACCCACGTCGAGGGCAAGATCGACCCGGTCGCCGATGCCGAGACGGTGGAGACCGAGCTGATGCTCTCGGATCTCGAGAGCCTGGAGCGGCGCGTGGTGCCGCTCCGGAAGCGCGCCGCCAACGACAAGGACGCCAAGGCGCAGGTCGTGCTGATGGACGCGGTGCTGGAGCTCTTGCGCGAGGGCAAGCCCGCGCGGCTGCTGAAGGTCGACGCCGACGACGCCAAGGCGTTCGAGATGCTCAACCTGCTGACGGCCAAGCCCGTGCTCTATGTCTGCAATGTCGACGAGGGCTCCGCCGCCACCGGCAACGCCTTCTCCGACCGCGTCGTCGAGAAGGCCCGCGCCGAGGGCGCCGGCTGCGTGGTGATCTCCGCGGCCATCGAGGCCGAGATCGCCCAGCTGCCGCCGGAGGAGCAGAAGGAGTTCCTCGAAACCATCGGCCTCACCGAGCCCGGCCTCGACCGCGTGATCCGCGCCGGCTACGACCTGCTCGGCCTTGCGACCTATTTCACCGTGGGGCCGAAGGAAACCCGGGCCTGGACCATCCACCGCGGCTTCCGCGCGCCCCAGGCCGCGGGCGTGATCCACAGCGATTTCGAGCGCGGCTTCATCCGCGCCCAGACCATCGCCTATGACGACTACGTCGCCCTCGGCGGCGAGGCCGCGGCCAAGGAGGCCGGCAAGGCGCGCGACGAAGGCAAGGAATACGTGGTGCAGGACGGCGACGTGATGCTGTTCCGCTTCAGCGGCTGA
- a CDS encoding universal stress protein, whose protein sequence is MTAPRSSFLEGHRRKFLVVIDDTPECDRALVYAAKRAERTAGGVVLLHIIVPQTDAPQWLGVEEVMRAEALGEAETLMARAAERARAIAHVEPEIVIREGGRAEEIMKLIGEDTDIAILVLAAGSDTEGPGPLVTAIAGRAAGTFPIPITIVPGTLSDAEIAAGA, encoded by the coding sequence ATGACCGCACCGCGCAGTTCGTTCCTCGAAGGCCACCGCCGCAAGTTCCTCGTCGTGATCGACGACACCCCGGAATGCGACCGGGCGCTGGTCTATGCCGCCAAGCGCGCCGAGCGCACCGCCGGCGGCGTCGTGCTCCTCCACATCATCGTGCCGCAAACCGATGCGCCGCAGTGGCTCGGGGTCGAGGAGGTGATGCGCGCCGAAGCCCTCGGCGAGGCGGAGACGCTGATGGCGCGCGCCGCCGAGCGCGCCCGCGCCATCGCCCACGTCGAGCCGGAGATCGTGATCCGCGAGGGCGGCCGCGCCGAGGAGATCATGAAGCTCATCGGCGAGGATACCGACATCGCCATTCTGGTGCTCGCCGCCGGCAGCGACACCGAAGGCCCCGGCCCGCTGGTCACCGCCATCGCCGGACGGGCCGCCGGCACCTTCCCGATCCCCATCACCATCGTTCCGGGCACCCTCAGCGACGCCGAGATCGCCGCCGGCGCCTGA
- a CDS encoding inorganic phosphate transporter, with protein sequence MHGGKPSLDRKATPAGTAIFFTLLVGGLLFSAYSIYSDMAATGTQPIEAMPYILLGLALLVALGFEFVNGFHDTANAVATVIYTHSLPPHFAVVWSGVWNFIGVLVSSGAVAYGIITLLPVELILQVGSSAGMSMVFSLLIAAILWNLGTWYLGLPASSSHTLIGSIIGVGLAHQLMQGPGATSGVDWSQAAKVGWSLLLSPVIGFVAAGALLLAMKATIRNQALYKEPDGVNPPPWWIRGLLVVTCTGVSFAHGSNDGQKGMGLIMLILIGIVPTAYALNRTVAPEEIAQFRALSVVTQQSLAPYSTAPTPVDPRVTLSNYISSRTYTSAVVPALVAVIDDISKTANDVNAFDKLPATAAKNMRNDMYLASQSISVMRHSGKPAFDADTKANLDALARDFDQATKYIPLWVKVAVAIALGLGTMVGWKRIVVTVGEKIGKTHLSYAQGGAAELVAMTTIAAADMYGLPVSTTHVLSSGVAGTMAANRSGLQMRTLRNLALAWVLTLPAAIMMSGLIYYALRNVF encoded by the coding sequence ATGCACGGCGGCAAGCCGTCGCTGGACCGCAAGGCCACGCCGGCCGGAACCGCGATCTTCTTCACGCTGCTTGTCGGCGGCCTTTTGTTCTCCGCCTACTCGATCTATTCCGACATGGCCGCCACCGGCACCCAGCCGATCGAGGCCATGCCCTATATCCTGCTCGGCCTCGCGCTTCTGGTGGCGCTCGGCTTCGAGTTCGTCAACGGTTTCCACGACACCGCCAACGCGGTCGCCACCGTGATCTACACCCACTCGCTGCCGCCGCATTTCGCGGTGGTGTGGTCGGGCGTGTGGAACTTCATCGGCGTGCTGGTCTCCAGCGGCGCCGTCGCCTACGGCATCATCACGCTGCTGCCGGTGGAACTGATCCTCCAGGTCGGTTCGAGCGCGGGCATGTCCATGGTGTTCTCGCTGCTGATCGCCGCGATCCTGTGGAATCTGGGCACCTGGTATCTCGGCCTGCCGGCCTCGAGCTCTCACACGCTGATCGGCTCGATCATCGGCGTCGGCCTCGCCCACCAGCTGATGCAGGGCCCGGGCGCCACCTCCGGCGTGGACTGGTCGCAGGCCGCCAAGGTCGGCTGGTCGCTGCTGCTGTCGCCTGTCATCGGCTTCGTCGCCGCCGGCGCGCTGCTGCTGGCGATGAAGGCGACCATCCGCAATCAGGCGCTCTACAAGGAGCCGGACGGCGTCAATCCGCCGCCGTGGTGGATCCGCGGCCTTTTAGTCGTCACCTGCACCGGCGTGTCGTTCGCCCACGGCTCCAACGACGGCCAGAAGGGCATGGGGCTGATCATGCTGATCCTGATCGGCATCGTGCCCACCGCCTATGCGCTGAACCGCACCGTCGCACCGGAAGAGATCGCGCAGTTCCGCGCGCTCTCGGTGGTGACGCAGCAATCGCTGGCGCCCTATTCCACGGCGCCCACGCCGGTCGATCCGCGCGTCACGCTGTCGAACTACATCTCGAGCCGCACCTACACGTCCGCTGTGGTTCCGGCGCTCGTCGCGGTGATCGACGACATCAGCAAGACCGCGAACGACGTCAACGCGTTCGACAAGCTGCCGGCGACCGCGGCGAAGAACATGCGCAACGACATGTATCTCGCCTCGCAGTCGATCTCGGTGATGCGGCACTCCGGCAAGCCCGCCTTCGATGCCGACACCAAGGCCAATCTCGACGCCCTCGCGCGGGACTTCGATCAGGCGACGAAATATATCCCGCTGTGGGTCAAGGTCGCGGTCGCCATCGCGCTCGGGCTCGGCACCATGGTCGGCTGGAAGCGCATCGTGGTGACCGTCGGCGAGAAGATCGGCAAGACGCACCTGTCCTACGCCCAGGGCGGCGCGGCGGAGCTGGTGGCGATGACGACCATCGCCGCGGCCGACATGTACGGCCTGCCGGTGTCGACCACCCATGTGCTGTCCTCGGGCGTGGCCGGCACCATGGCGGCGAACCGCTCGGGGCTGCAGATGCGGACCCTGCGCAATCTCGCGCTCGCCTGGGTGCTGACGCTGCCGGCCGCGATCATGATGTCCGGCCTGATCTATTACGCCCTGCGCAACGTGTTCTGA
- the nudC gene encoding NAD(+) diphosphatase: protein MAPIDFPPIDLSRLTGYGRTRTERAAEHRKDDAYLAELAARPDTGFVLVADDRVVVGDTPLTIVRSAATASRFAIDPAEAVFLGIEEGHGRFALAIDGAAAEAAGETVADIRGLASEGRLAPDEQGLVAQARSLVHWHRHHGFCSVCGGRTRIAEGGYRRDCTSCDAVHFPRTDPVAIMLVVDGERCVLGRQARFAPGMYSCLAGFIEPGETIEDAVRREVREESHIRVGRVRYMASQPWPFPASLMIGCLAEALTEEIRRDDAELEDCRWFPREEVRQMLEGTHPDGLKAPAGFAIAHHLLRAWAFSDVASDVPAG, encoded by the coding sequence ATGGCTCCGATCGACTTCCCGCCCATCGACCTCTCCAGGCTCACGGGATATGGCCGCACGCGCACCGAGCGCGCCGCCGAGCACCGCAAGGACGACGCCTATCTGGCGGAGCTCGCGGCGCGGCCGGATACCGGCTTCGTGCTCGTCGCCGACGACCGGGTCGTGGTCGGCGACACGCCGCTGACCATCGTGCGCTCCGCCGCCACGGCCAGCCGCTTCGCCATCGACCCGGCAGAGGCCGTTTTTCTCGGGATCGAGGAAGGCCACGGCCGCTTCGCCCTCGCCATCGACGGCGCGGCCGCGGAGGCAGCGGGCGAAACGGTGGCCGATATCCGCGGGCTCGCCTCGGAAGGGCGCCTCGCGCCCGACGAGCAGGGCCTCGTCGCGCAGGCGCGCAGCCTCGTCCACTGGCACCGCCATCACGGCTTCTGCTCGGTGTGCGGCGGCAGGACGCGGATCGCCGAAGGCGGCTACCGCCGCGACTGCACGAGCTGCGACGCGGTGCATTTCCCACGCACGGACCCGGTCGCGATCATGCTGGTGGTCGACGGCGAGCGCTGCGTGCTCGGCCGTCAGGCCCGGTTCGCGCCGGGCATGTATTCCTGCCTCGCCGGCTTCATTGAGCCCGGCGAGACCATCGAGGACGCCGTGCGCCGCGAGGTGCGCGAGGAATCCCACATCCGCGTCGGCCGGGTGCGCTACATGGCGAGCCAGCCGTGGCCGTTCCCGGCCTCGCTGATGATCGGCTGCCTCGCCGAGGCACTGACGGAAGAAATCCGCCGCGACGACGCGGAGCTGGAGGATTGCCGCTGGTTCCCCCGCGAGGAGGTGCGGCAGATGCTGGAAGGAACCCATCCGGACGGGCTGAAGGCGCCGGCGGGGTTCGCCATCGCGCACCATCTGCTGCGGGCCTGGGCGTTCTCCGACGTCGCCTCCGACGTTCCGGCCGGTTAG
- a CDS encoding HPr family phosphocarrier protein, with the protein MDGEAVRAGGGLDCLRERNLLIQNRRGLHARASAKFARLSEAFEAAITVGRDGQTVGGTSIMGLLMLGAAKGSTIRVTAEGPDADMAIAAIAALVEGRFGEED; encoded by the coding sequence GTGGACGGCGAAGCCGTGAGGGCAGGCGGCGGGCTGGACTGCCTCCGGGAGCGCAACCTTCTCATCCAGAACCGGCGTGGGCTCCACGCCCGGGCCTCCGCCAAGTTCGCGCGGCTGTCCGAGGCGTTCGAGGCGGCGATCACCGTCGGTCGCGACGGCCAGACGGTCGGCGGCACCTCGATCATGGGCCTGCTGATGCTCGGCGCGGCCAAGGGCAGCACCATCCGCGTGACCGCTGAGGGACCGGATGCCGACATGGCCATCGCCGCGATCGCCGCGCTGGTGGAGGGCCGGTTCGGCGAGGAAGACTGA
- a CDS encoding PTS sugar transporter subunit IIA, whose amino-acid sequence MIGLVLVTHGRLAVEFKAALEHVVGPQPLVETISIGPEDDVELRRQDIVEAVKRVSQGQGVVLLTDMFGGTPSNLAISVMDMGQVEVIAGINLPMLVKLASVRGDVDLVTAVDEARKAGQKYISVASQVLTGQR is encoded by the coding sequence ATGATCGGTCTTGTCCTCGTCACCCACGGCCGCCTTGCGGTGGAGTTCAAGGCGGCTCTGGAGCATGTGGTCGGACCGCAGCCCCTGGTCGAGACGATCTCGATCGGTCCCGAGGACGATGTGGAACTGCGTCGCCAGGACATCGTCGAGGCGGTCAAGCGGGTCTCCCAGGGACAGGGCGTCGTGCTGCTCACGGACATGTTCGGCGGCACGCCTTCCAACCTCGCCATCTCGGTGATGGACATGGGCCAGGTCGAGGTGATCGCCGGCATCAACCTGCCGATGCTGGTGAAGCTCGCCTCGGTGCGCGGCGACGTCGACCTCGTGACGGCGGTCGACGAGGCCCGCAAGGCCGGGCAGAAATATATCAGCGTGGCGAGCCAGGTCCTGACCGGCCAGCGTTGA
- a CDS encoding HPr kinase/phosphorylase, producing the protein MSELVHATALAVGETGILIRGPSGSGKTTLALAVIEAARLAGRFAILVGDDYVSLEACGGRLVATVPPRIAGLVERRWLGIVPVAHEAAAVAALVADLLPPAECERVPGEADREATVLGVAIRRIAVPIGVVSAAALVLAAVDQMECRSTGQGGNRQFYLHSTTA; encoded by the coding sequence GTGAGCGAACTCGTCCATGCCACGGCGCTCGCGGTCGGCGAGACCGGCATCCTGATCCGCGGGCCATCGGGCAGCGGCAAGACGACACTGGCGCTCGCCGTGATCGAGGCCGCCCGGCTCGCCGGCCGCTTCGCGATCCTCGTCGGCGACGACTATGTCTCGCTCGAAGCCTGCGGCGGCCGCCTCGTCGCGACGGTTCCGCCGCGGATCGCGGGCCTCGTCGAGCGGCGCTGGCTCGGCATCGTGCCCGTCGCCCACGAAGCCGCGGCGGTCGCGGCCCTCGTCGCCGATCTCCTGCCGCCGGCAGAGTGCGAGCGCGTGCCCGGCGAGGCTGACCGAGAGGCGACCGTCCTCGGGGTCGCGATCCGGCGCATCGCCGTGCCCATCGGGGTGGTCTCGGCCGCCGCCCTCGTGCTCGCGGCGGTCGACCAGATGGAATGCCGGTCCACAGGACAGGGCGGCAACCGGCAATTTTACTTGCACTCCACGACGGCCTGA